The following are from one region of the Prionailurus bengalensis isolate Pbe53 chromosome A2, Fcat_Pben_1.1_paternal_pri, whole genome shotgun sequence genome:
- the PIP5K1C gene encoding phosphatidylinositol 4-phosphate 5-kinase type-1 gamma isoform X13 — MELEVPDEAESAEAGAVTSEASWASESGAAAGLAQKKMAPSEAPSMTGQLGPGHGKKLGHRGVDASGETTYKKTTSSTLKGAIQLGIGYTVGNLSSKPERDVLMQDFYVVESIFFPSEGSNLTPAHHFQDFRFKTYAPVAFRYFRELFGIRPDDYLYSLCNEPLIELSNPGASGSLFYVTSDDEFIIKTVMHKEAEFLQKLLPGYYMNLNQNPRTLLPKFYGLYCVQSGGKNIRVVVMNNILPRVVKMHLKFDLKGSTYKRRASKKEKEKSIPTYKDLDFIQDMPEGLLLDADTFSALVKTLQRDCLVLESFKIMDYSLLLGVHNIDQQERERQAEGAQSTADEKRPLGQKALYSTAMESIQGGAARGEAIESDDTMGGIPAVNGRGERLLLHIGIIDILQSYRFIKKLEHTWKALVHDGDTVSVHRPSFYAERFFKFMSNTVFRKNSSLKSSPSKKGRGASLAVKPLGPTAAFSASQIPSEREDAQYDLRGARSYPTLEDEGAHSLLPTGRPDLLPCTPPSFEEATTASIATTLSSTSLSIPERSPSETSEQPRYRRRTQSSGQDGRSQEETHVEEDLQQVTVQVESACSVEIVVPKEEDAGVEASPACASAAAEAETASQASEPASQASDEEDTPATDIYF, encoded by the exons GCTTGGCCCAGAAGAAGATGGCCCCGTCGGAG gCCCCGTCGATGACTGGACAGCTGGGCCCCGGCCACGGGAAGAAGTTGGGTCATCGGGGCGTGGACGCATCTGGCGAAACCACCTACAAGAAG ACCACGTCCTCCACCCTGAAGGGGGCCATCCAGCTGGGCATCGGCTACACCGTGGGCAACCTGAGCTCCAAGCCAGAGCGTGACGTGCTCATGCAGGACTTCTACGTCGTGGAGAGCATCTTCTTCCCCAG TGAAGGCAGCAACCTCACCCCCGCCCACCACTTCCAGGACTTCAGGTTCAAGACCTACGCACCTGTCGCCTTCCGCTACTTCCGGGAACTCTTCGGGATCCGACCGGATGATTACTTG TACTCGCTGTGCAACGAGCCACTGATCGAGCTGTCCAACCCCGGCGCCAGCGGCTCCCTGTTCTACGTCACCAGTGACGACGAGTTCATCATCAAGACGGTGATGCACAAGGAGGCCGAGTTCCTGCAGAAGCTGTTACCCGGCTACTACATG AACCTCAACCAGAACCCGCGGACGCTGCTGCCCAAGTTTTACGGGCTGTACTGCGTGCAGTCGGGCGGCAAGAACATCCGCGTGGTGGTCATGAACAACATCCTGCCGCGCGTTGTCAAGATGCACCTCAAGTTCGACCTCAAGGGCTCCACGTACAAGCGGCGGGCCagcaagaaggagaaggagaagagcatTCCCACCTACAAGGACCTGGACTTCATCCAGGACATGCCCGAGGGGCTCCTGCTGGACGCAGACACCTTCTCCGCCCTTGTCAAGACGCTGCAACGGGACTGCCTG GTGCTGGAGAGCTTCAAGATCATGGACTACAGCCTGCTCCTGGGCGTGCACAACATCGACCAGCAGGAGCGGGAGCGGCAGGCCGAGGGCGCCCAGAGCACCGCGGACGAGAAGCGGCCGCTGGGCCAGAAGGCCCTCTACTCCACGGCCATGGAGTCCATCCAGGGCGGGGCCGCGCGCGGGGAGGCCATCGAGTCGGACGACAC GATGGGCGGGATTCCCGCCGTGAACGGCCGAGGGGAGCGCCTCTTGCTGCATATTGGCATCATTGACATTCTGCAGTCGTACAG GTTCATCAAGAAGCTGGAACACACCTGGAAGGCTCTTGTCCACGACGGG GACACCGTCTCTGTCCACCGGCCCAGCTTCTATGCAGAGCGCTTCTTCAAGTTCATGAGCAACACGGTCTTCCGGAAGAACTCCt CCCTGAAGTCCTCCCCGTCCAAGAAGGGCCGTGGTGCGTCATTGGCTGTCAAGCCCCTGGGGCCCACGGCCGCCTTCTCGGCCAGCCAGATCCCCAGCGAGCGGGAAGATGCCCAGTATGACCTTCGGGGGGCCCGCAGCTACCCCACGCTGGAGGACGAAG GCGCCCACAGCCTCCTCCCCACAGGCCGGCCCGACCTCCTGCCCTGCACGCCGCCATCCTTTGAGGAGGCCACCACCGCCTCCATCGCCACAACCCTGTCTTCCACGTCCCTCTCCATCCCAGAGCGATCTCCCTCGGAGACCTCAGAGCAGCCACGGTACCG GCGGCGCACACAGTCTTCCGGACAGGATGGCCG GTCCCAAGAGGAGACACACGTGGAGGAGGACCTGCAGCAGGTCACGGTGCAGGTGGAGTCCGCGTGCAGCGTGGAGATCGTGGTCCCCAAGGAGGAAGACGCGGG GGTGGAGGCTTCCCCAGCCTGCGCCTCTGCTGCTGCCGAAGCAGAAACGGCCAGCCAGGCCTCGGAGCCCGCCAGCCAGGCCTCGGATGAGGAGGACACGCCCGCCACTGACATCTACTTT TAA
- the PIP5K1C gene encoding phosphatidylinositol 4-phosphate 5-kinase type-1 gamma isoform X7: MELEVPDEAESAEAGAVTSEASWASESGAAAGLAQKKMAPSEAPSMTGQLGPGHGKKLGHRGVDASGETTYKKTTSSTLKGAIQLGIGYTVGNLSSKPERDVLMQDFYVVESIFFPSEGSNLTPAHHFQDFRFKTYAPVAFRYFRELFGIRPDDYLYSLCNEPLIELSNPGASGSLFYVTSDDEFIIKTVMHKEAEFLQKLLPGYYMNLNQNPRTLLPKFYGLYCVQSGGKNIRVVVMNNILPRVVKMHLKFDLKGSTYKRRASKKEKEKSIPTYKDLDFIQDMPEGLLLDADTFSALVKTLQRDCLVLESFKIMDYSLLLGVHNIDQQERERQAEGAQSTADEKRPLGQKALYSTAMESIQGGAARGEAIESDDTMGGIPAVNGRGERLLLHIGIIDILQSYRFIKKLEHTWKALVHDGDTVSVHRPSFYAERFFKFMSNTVFRKNSSLKSSPSKKGRGASLAVKPLGPTAAFSASQIPSEREDAQYDLRGARSYPTLEDEGRPDLLPCTPPSFEEATTASIATTLSSTSLSIPERSPSETSEQPRRRTQSSGQDGRSQEETHVEEDLQQVTVQVESACSVEIVVPKEEDAGVEASPACASAAAEAETASQASEPASQASDEEDTPATDIYFFTDGRYWIYSPRHRRLRAVTLSSSGTPADERSWVYSPLHYSAQVHPASDGESDT; the protein is encoded by the exons GCTTGGCCCAGAAGAAGATGGCCCCGTCGGAG gCCCCGTCGATGACTGGACAGCTGGGCCCCGGCCACGGGAAGAAGTTGGGTCATCGGGGCGTGGACGCATCTGGCGAAACCACCTACAAGAAG ACCACGTCCTCCACCCTGAAGGGGGCCATCCAGCTGGGCATCGGCTACACCGTGGGCAACCTGAGCTCCAAGCCAGAGCGTGACGTGCTCATGCAGGACTTCTACGTCGTGGAGAGCATCTTCTTCCCCAG TGAAGGCAGCAACCTCACCCCCGCCCACCACTTCCAGGACTTCAGGTTCAAGACCTACGCACCTGTCGCCTTCCGCTACTTCCGGGAACTCTTCGGGATCCGACCGGATGATTACTTG TACTCGCTGTGCAACGAGCCACTGATCGAGCTGTCCAACCCCGGCGCCAGCGGCTCCCTGTTCTACGTCACCAGTGACGACGAGTTCATCATCAAGACGGTGATGCACAAGGAGGCCGAGTTCCTGCAGAAGCTGTTACCCGGCTACTACATG AACCTCAACCAGAACCCGCGGACGCTGCTGCCCAAGTTTTACGGGCTGTACTGCGTGCAGTCGGGCGGCAAGAACATCCGCGTGGTGGTCATGAACAACATCCTGCCGCGCGTTGTCAAGATGCACCTCAAGTTCGACCTCAAGGGCTCCACGTACAAGCGGCGGGCCagcaagaaggagaaggagaagagcatTCCCACCTACAAGGACCTGGACTTCATCCAGGACATGCCCGAGGGGCTCCTGCTGGACGCAGACACCTTCTCCGCCCTTGTCAAGACGCTGCAACGGGACTGCCTG GTGCTGGAGAGCTTCAAGATCATGGACTACAGCCTGCTCCTGGGCGTGCACAACATCGACCAGCAGGAGCGGGAGCGGCAGGCCGAGGGCGCCCAGAGCACCGCGGACGAGAAGCGGCCGCTGGGCCAGAAGGCCCTCTACTCCACGGCCATGGAGTCCATCCAGGGCGGGGCCGCGCGCGGGGAGGCCATCGAGTCGGACGACAC GATGGGCGGGATTCCCGCCGTGAACGGCCGAGGGGAGCGCCTCTTGCTGCATATTGGCATCATTGACATTCTGCAGTCGTACAG GTTCATCAAGAAGCTGGAACACACCTGGAAGGCTCTTGTCCACGACGGG GACACCGTCTCTGTCCACCGGCCCAGCTTCTATGCAGAGCGCTTCTTCAAGTTCATGAGCAACACGGTCTTCCGGAAGAACTCCt CCCTGAAGTCCTCCCCGTCCAAGAAGGGCCGTGGTGCGTCATTGGCTGTCAAGCCCCTGGGGCCCACGGCCGCCTTCTCGGCCAGCCAGATCCCCAGCGAGCGGGAAGATGCCCAGTATGACCTTCGGGGGGCCCGCAGCTACCCCACGCTGGAGGACGAAG GCCGGCCCGACCTCCTGCCCTGCACGCCGCCATCCTTTGAGGAGGCCACCACCGCCTCCATCGCCACAACCCTGTCTTCCACGTCCCTCTCCATCCCAGAGCGATCTCCCTCGGAGACCTCAGAGCAGCCACG GCGGCGCACACAGTCTTCCGGACAGGATGGCCG GTCCCAAGAGGAGACACACGTGGAGGAGGACCTGCAGCAGGTCACGGTGCAGGTGGAGTCCGCGTGCAGCGTGGAGATCGTGGTCCCCAAGGAGGAAGACGCGGG GGTGGAGGCTTCCCCAGCCTGCGCCTCTGCTGCTGCCGAAGCAGAAACGGCCAGCCAGGCCTCGGAGCCCGCCAGCCAGGCCTCGGATGAGGAGGACACGCCCGCCACTGACATCTACTTT TTCACCGATGGGAGGTACTGGATTTACTCTCCCCGGCATCGCCGACTGCGGGCCGTGACGCTGAGCTCCTCAGGGACT CCCGCCGACGAGAGGAGCTGGGTGTACTCCCCGCTGCACTATAGCGCGCAGGTCCACCCAGCCTCCGACGGCGAGAGCGACACA TAA
- the PIP5K1C gene encoding phosphatidylinositol 4-phosphate 5-kinase type-1 gamma isoform X3 — MELEVPDEAESAEAGAVTSEASWASESGAAAGLAQKKMAPSEAPSMTGQLGPGHGKKLGHRGVDASGETTYKKTTSSTLKGAIQLGIGYTVGNLSSKPERDVLMQDFYVVESIFFPSEGSNLTPAHHFQDFRFKTYAPVAFRYFRELFGIRPDDYLDADSDLFQSCPLDAGRVGVSDPPAHSLPPQYSLCNEPLIELSNPGASGSLFYVTSDDEFIIKTVMHKEAEFLQKLLPGYYMNLNQNPRTLLPKFYGLYCVQSGGKNIRVVVMNNILPRVVKMHLKFDLKGSTYKRRASKKEKEKSIPTYKDLDFIQDMPEGLLLDADTFSALVKTLQRDCLVLESFKIMDYSLLLGVHNIDQQERERQAEGAQSTADEKRPLGQKALYSTAMESIQGGAARGEAIESDDTMGGIPAVNGRGERLLLHIGIIDILQSYRFIKKLEHTWKALVHDGDTVSVHRPSFYAERFFKFMSNTVFRKNSSLKSSPSKKGRGASLAVKPLGPTAAFSASQIPSEREDAQYDLRGARSYPTLEDEGRPDLLPCTPPSFEEATTASIATTLSSTSLSIPERSPSETSEQPRYRRRTQSSGQDGRSQEETHVEEDLQQVTVQVESACSVEIVVPKEEDAGVEASPACASAAAEAETASQASEPASQASDEEDTPATDIYFFTDGRYWIYSPRHRRLRAVTLSSSGTPADERSWVYSPLHYSAQVHPASDGESDT; from the exons GCTTGGCCCAGAAGAAGATGGCCCCGTCGGAG gCCCCGTCGATGACTGGACAGCTGGGCCCCGGCCACGGGAAGAAGTTGGGTCATCGGGGCGTGGACGCATCTGGCGAAACCACCTACAAGAAG ACCACGTCCTCCACCCTGAAGGGGGCCATCCAGCTGGGCATCGGCTACACCGTGGGCAACCTGAGCTCCAAGCCAGAGCGTGACGTGCTCATGCAGGACTTCTACGTCGTGGAGAGCATCTTCTTCCCCAG TGAAGGCAGCAACCTCACCCCCGCCCACCACTTCCAGGACTTCAGGTTCAAGACCTACGCACCTGTCGCCTTCCGCTACTTCCGGGAACTCTTCGGGATCCGACCGGATGATTACTTG gaTGCTGACAGTGACCTGTTCCAGAGCTGTCCGCTAGACGCTGGGCGTGTGGGTGTCAGCGACCCACCTGCCCACTCACTGCCCCCCCAGTACTCGCTGTGCAACGAGCCACTGATCGAGCTGTCCAACCCCGGCGCCAGCGGCTCCCTGTTCTACGTCACCAGTGACGACGAGTTCATCATCAAGACGGTGATGCACAAGGAGGCCGAGTTCCTGCAGAAGCTGTTACCCGGCTACTACATG AACCTCAACCAGAACCCGCGGACGCTGCTGCCCAAGTTTTACGGGCTGTACTGCGTGCAGTCGGGCGGCAAGAACATCCGCGTGGTGGTCATGAACAACATCCTGCCGCGCGTTGTCAAGATGCACCTCAAGTTCGACCTCAAGGGCTCCACGTACAAGCGGCGGGCCagcaagaaggagaaggagaagagcatTCCCACCTACAAGGACCTGGACTTCATCCAGGACATGCCCGAGGGGCTCCTGCTGGACGCAGACACCTTCTCCGCCCTTGTCAAGACGCTGCAACGGGACTGCCTG GTGCTGGAGAGCTTCAAGATCATGGACTACAGCCTGCTCCTGGGCGTGCACAACATCGACCAGCAGGAGCGGGAGCGGCAGGCCGAGGGCGCCCAGAGCACCGCGGACGAGAAGCGGCCGCTGGGCCAGAAGGCCCTCTACTCCACGGCCATGGAGTCCATCCAGGGCGGGGCCGCGCGCGGGGAGGCCATCGAGTCGGACGACAC GATGGGCGGGATTCCCGCCGTGAACGGCCGAGGGGAGCGCCTCTTGCTGCATATTGGCATCATTGACATTCTGCAGTCGTACAG GTTCATCAAGAAGCTGGAACACACCTGGAAGGCTCTTGTCCACGACGGG GACACCGTCTCTGTCCACCGGCCCAGCTTCTATGCAGAGCGCTTCTTCAAGTTCATGAGCAACACGGTCTTCCGGAAGAACTCCt CCCTGAAGTCCTCCCCGTCCAAGAAGGGCCGTGGTGCGTCATTGGCTGTCAAGCCCCTGGGGCCCACGGCCGCCTTCTCGGCCAGCCAGATCCCCAGCGAGCGGGAAGATGCCCAGTATGACCTTCGGGGGGCCCGCAGCTACCCCACGCTGGAGGACGAAG GCCGGCCCGACCTCCTGCCCTGCACGCCGCCATCCTTTGAGGAGGCCACCACCGCCTCCATCGCCACAACCCTGTCTTCCACGTCCCTCTCCATCCCAGAGCGATCTCCCTCGGAGACCTCAGAGCAGCCACGGTACCG GCGGCGCACACAGTCTTCCGGACAGGATGGCCG GTCCCAAGAGGAGACACACGTGGAGGAGGACCTGCAGCAGGTCACGGTGCAGGTGGAGTCCGCGTGCAGCGTGGAGATCGTGGTCCCCAAGGAGGAAGACGCGGG GGTGGAGGCTTCCCCAGCCTGCGCCTCTGCTGCTGCCGAAGCAGAAACGGCCAGCCAGGCCTCGGAGCCCGCCAGCCAGGCCTCGGATGAGGAGGACACGCCCGCCACTGACATCTACTTT TTCACCGATGGGAGGTACTGGATTTACTCTCCCCGGCATCGCCGACTGCGGGCCGTGACGCTGAGCTCCTCAGGGACT CCCGCCGACGAGAGGAGCTGGGTGTACTCCCCGCTGCACTATAGCGCGCAGGTCCACCCAGCCTCCGACGGCGAGAGCGACACA TAA
- the PIP5K1C gene encoding phosphatidylinositol 4-phosphate 5-kinase type-1 gamma isoform X9, with product MELEVPDEAESAEAGAVTSEASWASESGAAAGLAQKKMAPSEAPSMTGQLGPGHGKKLGHRGVDASGETTYKKTTSSTLKGAIQLGIGYTVGNLSSKPERDVLMQDFYVVESIFFPSEGSNLTPAHHFQDFRFKTYAPVAFRYFRELFGIRPDDYLDADSDLFQSCPLDAGRVGVSDPPAHSLPPQYSLCNEPLIELSNPGASGSLFYVTSDDEFIIKTVMHKEAEFLQKLLPGYYMNLNQNPRTLLPKFYGLYCVQSGGKNIRVVVMNNILPRVVKMHLKFDLKGSTYKRRASKKEKEKSIPTYKDLDFIQDMPEGLLLDADTFSALVKTLQRDCLVLESFKIMDYSLLLGVHNIDQQERERQAEGAQSTADEKRPLGQKALYSTAMESIQGGAARGEAIESDDTMGGIPAVNGRGERLLLHIGIIDILQSYRFIKKLEHTWKALVHDGDTVSVHRPSFYAERFFKFMSNTVFRKNSSLKSSPSKKGRGASLAVKPLGPTAAFSASQIPSEREDAQYDLRGARSYPTLEDEGRPDLLPCTPPSFEEATTASIATTLSSTSLSIPERSPSETSEQPRYRRRTQSSGQDGRSQEETHVEEDLQQVTVQVESACSVEIVVPKEEDAGVEASPACASAAAEAETASQASEPASQASDEEDTPATDIYF from the exons GCTTGGCCCAGAAGAAGATGGCCCCGTCGGAG gCCCCGTCGATGACTGGACAGCTGGGCCCCGGCCACGGGAAGAAGTTGGGTCATCGGGGCGTGGACGCATCTGGCGAAACCACCTACAAGAAG ACCACGTCCTCCACCCTGAAGGGGGCCATCCAGCTGGGCATCGGCTACACCGTGGGCAACCTGAGCTCCAAGCCAGAGCGTGACGTGCTCATGCAGGACTTCTACGTCGTGGAGAGCATCTTCTTCCCCAG TGAAGGCAGCAACCTCACCCCCGCCCACCACTTCCAGGACTTCAGGTTCAAGACCTACGCACCTGTCGCCTTCCGCTACTTCCGGGAACTCTTCGGGATCCGACCGGATGATTACTTG gaTGCTGACAGTGACCTGTTCCAGAGCTGTCCGCTAGACGCTGGGCGTGTGGGTGTCAGCGACCCACCTGCCCACTCACTGCCCCCCCAGTACTCGCTGTGCAACGAGCCACTGATCGAGCTGTCCAACCCCGGCGCCAGCGGCTCCCTGTTCTACGTCACCAGTGACGACGAGTTCATCATCAAGACGGTGATGCACAAGGAGGCCGAGTTCCTGCAGAAGCTGTTACCCGGCTACTACATG AACCTCAACCAGAACCCGCGGACGCTGCTGCCCAAGTTTTACGGGCTGTACTGCGTGCAGTCGGGCGGCAAGAACATCCGCGTGGTGGTCATGAACAACATCCTGCCGCGCGTTGTCAAGATGCACCTCAAGTTCGACCTCAAGGGCTCCACGTACAAGCGGCGGGCCagcaagaaggagaaggagaagagcatTCCCACCTACAAGGACCTGGACTTCATCCAGGACATGCCCGAGGGGCTCCTGCTGGACGCAGACACCTTCTCCGCCCTTGTCAAGACGCTGCAACGGGACTGCCTG GTGCTGGAGAGCTTCAAGATCATGGACTACAGCCTGCTCCTGGGCGTGCACAACATCGACCAGCAGGAGCGGGAGCGGCAGGCCGAGGGCGCCCAGAGCACCGCGGACGAGAAGCGGCCGCTGGGCCAGAAGGCCCTCTACTCCACGGCCATGGAGTCCATCCAGGGCGGGGCCGCGCGCGGGGAGGCCATCGAGTCGGACGACAC GATGGGCGGGATTCCCGCCGTGAACGGCCGAGGGGAGCGCCTCTTGCTGCATATTGGCATCATTGACATTCTGCAGTCGTACAG GTTCATCAAGAAGCTGGAACACACCTGGAAGGCTCTTGTCCACGACGGG GACACCGTCTCTGTCCACCGGCCCAGCTTCTATGCAGAGCGCTTCTTCAAGTTCATGAGCAACACGGTCTTCCGGAAGAACTCCt CCCTGAAGTCCTCCCCGTCCAAGAAGGGCCGTGGTGCGTCATTGGCTGTCAAGCCCCTGGGGCCCACGGCCGCCTTCTCGGCCAGCCAGATCCCCAGCGAGCGGGAAGATGCCCAGTATGACCTTCGGGGGGCCCGCAGCTACCCCACGCTGGAGGACGAAG GCCGGCCCGACCTCCTGCCCTGCACGCCGCCATCCTTTGAGGAGGCCACCACCGCCTCCATCGCCACAACCCTGTCTTCCACGTCCCTCTCCATCCCAGAGCGATCTCCCTCGGAGACCTCAGAGCAGCCACGGTACCG GCGGCGCACACAGTCTTCCGGACAGGATGGCCG GTCCCAAGAGGAGACACACGTGGAGGAGGACCTGCAGCAGGTCACGGTGCAGGTGGAGTCCGCGTGCAGCGTGGAGATCGTGGTCCCCAAGGAGGAAGACGCGGG GGTGGAGGCTTCCCCAGCCTGCGCCTCTGCTGCTGCCGAAGCAGAAACGGCCAGCCAGGCCTCGGAGCCCGCCAGCCAGGCCTCGGATGAGGAGGACACGCCCGCCACTGACATCTACTTT TAA
- the PIP5K1C gene encoding phosphatidylinositol 4-phosphate 5-kinase type-1 gamma isoform X6, whose product MELEVPDEAESAEAGAVTSEASWASESGAAAGLAQKKMAPSEAPSMTGQLGPGHGKKLGHRGVDASGETTYKKTTSSTLKGAIQLGIGYTVGNLSSKPERDVLMQDFYVVESIFFPSEGSNLTPAHHFQDFRFKTYAPVAFRYFRELFGIRPDDYLYSLCNEPLIELSNPGASGSLFYVTSDDEFIIKTVMHKEAEFLQKLLPGYYMNLNQNPRTLLPKFYGLYCVQSGGKNIRVVVMNNILPRVVKMHLKFDLKGSTYKRRASKKEKEKSIPTYKDLDFIQDMPEGLLLDADTFSALVKTLQRDCLVLESFKIMDYSLLLGVHNIDQQERERQAEGAQSTADEKRPLGQKALYSTAMESIQGGAARGEAIESDDTMGGIPAVNGRGERLLLHIGIIDILQSYRFIKKLEHTWKALVHDGDTVSVHRPSFYAERFFKFMSNTVFRKNSSLKSSPSKKGRGASLAVKPLGPTAAFSASQIPSEREDAQYDLRGARSYPTLEDEGRPDLLPCTPPSFEEATTASIATTLSSTSLSIPERSPSETSEQPRYRRRTQSSGQDGRSQEETHVEEDLQQVTVQVESACSVEIVVPKEEDAGVEASPACASAAAEAETASQASEPASQASDEEDTPATDIYFFTDGRYWIYSPRHRRLRAVTLSSSGTPADERSWVYSPLHYSAQVHPASDGESDT is encoded by the exons GCTTGGCCCAGAAGAAGATGGCCCCGTCGGAG gCCCCGTCGATGACTGGACAGCTGGGCCCCGGCCACGGGAAGAAGTTGGGTCATCGGGGCGTGGACGCATCTGGCGAAACCACCTACAAGAAG ACCACGTCCTCCACCCTGAAGGGGGCCATCCAGCTGGGCATCGGCTACACCGTGGGCAACCTGAGCTCCAAGCCAGAGCGTGACGTGCTCATGCAGGACTTCTACGTCGTGGAGAGCATCTTCTTCCCCAG TGAAGGCAGCAACCTCACCCCCGCCCACCACTTCCAGGACTTCAGGTTCAAGACCTACGCACCTGTCGCCTTCCGCTACTTCCGGGAACTCTTCGGGATCCGACCGGATGATTACTTG TACTCGCTGTGCAACGAGCCACTGATCGAGCTGTCCAACCCCGGCGCCAGCGGCTCCCTGTTCTACGTCACCAGTGACGACGAGTTCATCATCAAGACGGTGATGCACAAGGAGGCCGAGTTCCTGCAGAAGCTGTTACCCGGCTACTACATG AACCTCAACCAGAACCCGCGGACGCTGCTGCCCAAGTTTTACGGGCTGTACTGCGTGCAGTCGGGCGGCAAGAACATCCGCGTGGTGGTCATGAACAACATCCTGCCGCGCGTTGTCAAGATGCACCTCAAGTTCGACCTCAAGGGCTCCACGTACAAGCGGCGGGCCagcaagaaggagaaggagaagagcatTCCCACCTACAAGGACCTGGACTTCATCCAGGACATGCCCGAGGGGCTCCTGCTGGACGCAGACACCTTCTCCGCCCTTGTCAAGACGCTGCAACGGGACTGCCTG GTGCTGGAGAGCTTCAAGATCATGGACTACAGCCTGCTCCTGGGCGTGCACAACATCGACCAGCAGGAGCGGGAGCGGCAGGCCGAGGGCGCCCAGAGCACCGCGGACGAGAAGCGGCCGCTGGGCCAGAAGGCCCTCTACTCCACGGCCATGGAGTCCATCCAGGGCGGGGCCGCGCGCGGGGAGGCCATCGAGTCGGACGACAC GATGGGCGGGATTCCCGCCGTGAACGGCCGAGGGGAGCGCCTCTTGCTGCATATTGGCATCATTGACATTCTGCAGTCGTACAG GTTCATCAAGAAGCTGGAACACACCTGGAAGGCTCTTGTCCACGACGGG GACACCGTCTCTGTCCACCGGCCCAGCTTCTATGCAGAGCGCTTCTTCAAGTTCATGAGCAACACGGTCTTCCGGAAGAACTCCt CCCTGAAGTCCTCCCCGTCCAAGAAGGGCCGTGGTGCGTCATTGGCTGTCAAGCCCCTGGGGCCCACGGCCGCCTTCTCGGCCAGCCAGATCCCCAGCGAGCGGGAAGATGCCCAGTATGACCTTCGGGGGGCCCGCAGCTACCCCACGCTGGAGGACGAAG GCCGGCCCGACCTCCTGCCCTGCACGCCGCCATCCTTTGAGGAGGCCACCACCGCCTCCATCGCCACAACCCTGTCTTCCACGTCCCTCTCCATCCCAGAGCGATCTCCCTCGGAGACCTCAGAGCAGCCACGGTACCG GCGGCGCACACAGTCTTCCGGACAGGATGGCCG GTCCCAAGAGGAGACACACGTGGAGGAGGACCTGCAGCAGGTCACGGTGCAGGTGGAGTCCGCGTGCAGCGTGGAGATCGTGGTCCCCAAGGAGGAAGACGCGGG GGTGGAGGCTTCCCCAGCCTGCGCCTCTGCTGCTGCCGAAGCAGAAACGGCCAGCCAGGCCTCGGAGCCCGCCAGCCAGGCCTCGGATGAGGAGGACACGCCCGCCACTGACATCTACTTT TTCACCGATGGGAGGTACTGGATTTACTCTCCCCGGCATCGCCGACTGCGGGCCGTGACGCTGAGCTCCTCAGGGACT CCCGCCGACGAGAGGAGCTGGGTGTACTCCCCGCTGCACTATAGCGCGCAGGTCCACCCAGCCTCCGACGGCGAGAGCGACACA TAA